The following are encoded in a window of Syngnathus scovelli strain Florida chromosome 4, RoL_Ssco_1.2, whole genome shotgun sequence genomic DNA:
- the LOC125966865 gene encoding uncharacterized protein isoform X2, producing the protein MDGQGDGDHNGPNHELDVTVGVEAELGISHTMEEEEEPQPGPSRNRTRDDEEEEEMRSSSRYFRWWHEFDNSSDGSTDLDNDEQDPVPGGAKKRSRDDLDGNLRLQGDLSLMTLSGHHVHSFKNPVNEERGAAKVGDYHFGAQETMEDTQSRENYDKENKSGKKRFKR; encoded by the exons ATGGATGGCCAAGGAGACGGAGACCACAACGGTCCAAATC ATGAGTTGGACGTCACAGTCGGGGTCGAGGCCGAGTTGGGAATCAGCCACACaatggaggaggaagaagagcccCAGCCGGGACCATCGAGGAACAGAACCAgagatgatgaggaggaagaagaaatgaggagcagcagcagatatTTCCGCTGGTGGCACGAATTTGATAACAGTTCCGATGGCAGCACTGATTTAGATAATGATGAACAAGACCCCGTGCCCGGTGGAGCTAAGAAAAGGTCACGGGATGACTTGGACGGGAATTTGAGACTGCAGGGCGACCTGTCCCTGATGACTCTGAGTGGGCATCACGTTCACAGTTTTAAGAATCCCGTGAACGAGGAACGAGGAGCTGCCAAGGTGGGTGATTATCATTTTGGTGCGCAAGAGACTATGGAAGACACGCAGTCCAGAGAAAACTATGATAAAGAAAATAAGAGCGGCAAGAAACGATTCAAAAGATGA
- the LOC125966865 gene encoding uncharacterized protein isoform X1 has product MDGQGDGDHNGPNRYRTSVPLGDLPPTDSDDDVDDDNDDHDDVGGDEEDMDSVFLMHLFVNHYMKFFVHPQASLQQANADNENIVRDFKIEKSNADDLIDHEDELDVTVGVEAELGISHTMEEEEEPQPGPSRNRTRDDEEEEEMRSSSRYFRWWHEFDNSSDGSTDLDNDEQDPVPGGAKKRSRDDLDGNLRLQGDLSLMTLSGHHVHSFKNPVNEERGAAKVGDYHFGAQETMEDTQSRENYDKENKSGKKRFKR; this is encoded by the exons ATGGATGGCCAAGGAGACGGAGACCACAACGGTCCAAATC GCTATCGTACGTCCGTACCACTAGGAGATCTACCGCCAACTGATagtgatgatgatgttgatgatgataatgatgaccaTGACGATGTTGGCGGTGATGAGGAAGACATGGATTCTGTTTTCCtcatgcatttgtttgtgaATCATTACATGAAATTCTTTGTACATCCGCAAGCGTCACTGCAGCAAGCTAACGCTGACAATGAAAACATTGTGCGTGATTTCAAGATTGAAAAGAGTAACGCTGATGATCTCATTGACCATGAAGATGAGTTGGACGTCACAGTCGGGGTCGAGGCCGAGTTGGGAATCAGCCACACaatggaggaggaagaagagcccCAGCCGGGACCATCGAGGAACAGAACCAgagatgatgaggaggaagaagaaatgaggagcagcagcagatatTTCCGCTGGTGGCACGAATTTGATAACAGTTCCGATGGCAGCACTGATTTAGATAATGATGAACAAGACCCCGTGCCCGGTGGAGCTAAGAAAAGGTCACGGGATGACTTGGACGGGAATTTGAGACTGCAGGGCGACCTGTCCCTGATGACTCTGAGTGGGCATCACGTTCACAGTTTTAAGAATCCCGTGAACGAGGAACGAGGAGCTGCCAAGGTGGGTGATTATCATTTTGGTGCGCAAGAGACTATGGAAGACACGCAGTCCAGAGAAAACTATGATAAAGAAAATAAGAGCGGCAAGAAACGATTCAAAAGATGA
- the trim66 gene encoding tripartite motif-containing protein 66 isoform X1, whose protein sequence is MEKSCSECSEMTLAQSLCTVCNKWLCYQCTDVHQHQRATASSQCTDLHDQQRPELHQRGSGSGPGTGSYPCSLLMCQSHGQQPLELLCESCDLLCCSGCHLSSHKTHRVVQIGKALQDQRWLFESLMVQVEERRSAVENNAKQIEDRVHGVKIAHRKAENQIKMAKMIMMNELNKRANLLIEQLEKISEDLQQPLEDQLQGAIETCAQLNHLQKFISWATTHHCRGPVLFSRRLISLQMQQLRDSLLQSETWNPVKIKFNWDASYWTKQMSSLGQLTVEGGNCHYPQGLACSTVLRPQPITCLALPPVCHRGREPACGCQMCYEPQVCCLHGMPSQTDLDKSQVGGPLYKSSYVPTGPGCQVQSQQLLRCWDSSDFCALQTSSQCPSPPSHAPLRGLIQSNCSRRPASQPQASTSEPQSLPESHLRHHHQRGSLPVSNGLQSADQPQSNPSHVPSQETLSSSASLQEVLCDTIVEQDVVAEESQDERCRVEKTHGQRVVAEHEWPLPNRSEKSSVQHQQVQVSSAADLRKEQQRITPALLLPTTGRRSTSLDVSVTANNFGSNVEQSRLNPSSACTGGKIRSQSIPVELAAPGGSSYSERPTRSTHSPDVGAPNMTTRKYVSTDSRQRRASDGVLCIVKETSADVILTRSRRAPLLSYKIEPDPPYLNDEGRHDAKERHSVSRNGHNGSRDSERDSERARVPVVCLERLKVLISQLPPHGRRQSDPLPAGTMEKDDLQQQTWHNTVSRGPDTIKTHAVTSSRSPENHQWLTVDSEWDTRPRASFPKASTLPPDDPLDNTSALDFDSDSDPKSVSEEAVASQVEEQFDSDTSPEFSSETELEGLGQENEVLKSCNRNESMEASDPSLECDPFSESASGAGSEDGQGELGADADSGAAETESDAQPEADAIVDAEKDSEHLSDQHVDSQDSVESELDIESEHETPDDPQPLRSDLEEDFTIGPAQRPLLIANPGLPKRTEEVEADDEETESEDFCGVCLIGGDLLCCDRCPKVYHLSCHIPPLLSFPSGDWLCSLCRDVVQPEVEYDCENRRTSGEHTSGHGLSACDQRKCERLTLLILNNILSAPFHEPVSPLARHYYQIIKRPIDLSIIRARLNKRSTQHYNSPEQFVADVYLMFHNCAKFNYPDSEVAQAGRDLEAFFATKLQEVFPGRVFPVAEADSDSDEYDEAFRATEGGCSWPERREQCHRKRKRRQSLKSRRHHM, encoded by the exons ATGGAGAAG AGTTGCTCAGAGTGCTCAGAGATGACACTTGCACAGAGCTTGTGCACAGTGTGCAACAAGTGGTTGTGTTACCAGTGCACAGATGTGCATCAGCATCAAAGAGCCACAGCATCATCCCAGTGCACAGACCTGCACGACCAGCAAAGGCCCGAATTGCACCAGAGAGGCTCCGGCTCTGGACCAG gtaCAGGGTCGTATCCTTGCTCCCTCCTTATGTGCCAGTCCCATGGACAGCAGCCCCTAGAGCTGCTTTGTGAGTCTTGTGACCTCCTTTGCTGCAGCGGCTGTCACCTGTCCTCCCACAAAACCCACAG GGTGGTGCAGATTGGGAAGGCTCTCCAGGATCAGCGATGGCTCTTTGAAAGCCTAATGGTACAAGTGGAAGAGAGGAGGTCTGCAGTGGAGAACAATGCAAAGCAGATAGAGGACAG AGTTCATGGAGTTAAGATTGCACACAGGAAGGCTGAGAACCAGATTAAGATGGCAAAAATGATTATGATGAACGAGCTTAACAAACGAGCTAACCTATTAATAGAGCAACTGGAG AAAATTTCAGAGGACTTACAGCAGCCTCTGgaagaccagctgcagggggcaATAGAGACATGTGCCCAACTCAACCATTTGCAGAAGTTCATCAGTTGGGCGACGACCCACCATTGCCGGGGCCCAGTGCTCTTCAGCAGGAGACTG ATTTCTCTGCAAATGCAACAATTGCGTGACTCGTTACTGCAGTCTGAAACTTGGAATCCTGTGAAAATCAAATTCAATTGGGATGCCAGCTACTGGACCAAACAGATGTCCTCTTTAG GTCAGCTGACTGTGGAAGGTGGAAACTGCCACTACCCTCAGGGCTTGGCATGCTCCACCGTTCTAAGGCCCCAGCCTATCACATGCTTGGCTCTGCCACCCGTTTGCCACAGAGGACGAGAGCCTGCCTGTGGCTGCCAGATGTGCTATGAGCCCCAAGTGTGTTGCCTGCATGGCATGCCTTCTCAGACAGATCTGGACAAAAGCCAGGTCGGAGGTCCACTCTACAAGTCCAGCTATGTTCCAACTGGCCCTGGGTGCCAGGTGCAGAGCCAGCAGCTGCTGAGGTGCTGGGACTCAAGTGACTTCTGTGCCTTGCAAACATCTTCCCAATGCCCTTCGCCTCCATCACATGCCCCCCTCAGAGGACTAATCCAGAGTAATTGCAGTCGTAGGCCTGCATCCCAGCCACAAGCAAGCACCTCCGAGCCCCAGTCACTTCCCGAATCTCATCTCCGTCACCATCACCAGAGAGGGTCGCTTCCAGTCAGCAATGGTCTGCAGAGTGCAGACCAACCTCAGTCAAACCCGAGCCACGTCCCATCACAGGAGACGTTATCAAGCAGCGCAAGTCTGCAGGAGGTACTCTGTGATACGATTGTGGAGCAAGACGTCGTGGCTGAGGAAAGTCAGGATGAGCGATGCAGAGTGGAGAAGACTCATGGACAAAGAGTTGTGGCAGAACATGAGTGGCCACTTCCCAACAGAAGCGAGAAGAGTTCTGTTCAACATCAACAGGTTCAGGTTTCTTCAGCAGCAGATCTGAGGAAAGAACAGCAGCGAATCACTCCTGCCCTGTTGCTACCAACGACTGGCCGG AGATCTACGTCCCTGGACGTGTCTGTGACAGCCAACAATTTTGGGTCTAATGTGGAGCAGAGCAGACTCAACCCAAGTTCAGCGTGCACAGGCGGGAAGATACGTTCACAGAGTATCCCTGTAGAGCTAGCAGCGCCAGGCGGCAGCTCTTATTCTGAAAGGCCAACCAGATCTACTCACAGTCCTGATGTGGGAGCTCCAAATATGACAACAAGGAAG TACGTCAGTACAGACTCGAGGCAGAGAAGAGCTTCAGATGGTGTTCTTTGCATTGTCAAGGAAACCTCAGCCGATGTAATCCTGACCAGGAGTCGGCGGGCTCCATTACTCTCCTATAAAATTGAGCCAG ATCCTCCATACTTAAATGACGAGGGCCGTCATGATGCCAAGGAAAGGCACAGTGTGTCAAGAAACGGTCACAACGG CAGCAGAGATTCCGAGAGAGACTCAGAAAGAGCCAGAGTTCCAGTGGTTTGCCTCGAACGCCTGAAAGTTCTTATCTCTCAACTTCCCCCACATGGACGAAGGCAGAGCGACCCCTTACCTGCGGGCACGATGGAGAAGGATGATTTGCAGCAGCAAACCTGGCACAAT ACTGTGTCAAGAGGTCCTGATACCATAAAGACCCACGCAGTCACATCATCACGGTCTCCAGAAAATCATCAGTGGCTCACAGTTGACAGTGAGTGGGACACTCGCCCAAGGGCCAGCTTTCCAAAAGCATCCACATTGCCACCTGATGACCCTCTGGATAATACCTCTGCACTCGACTTTGATTCTGACTCTGACCCCAAGTCAGTGTCAGAAGAGGCTGTCGCCTCTCAAGTCGAAGAACAATTCGACTCGGATACATCACCGGAGTTCTCCTCAGAGACAGAACTGGAAGGTCTAGGCCAAGAGAATGAAGTTCTGAAAAGCTGCAACAGAAACGAGTCTATGGAGGCTTCTGATCCAAGTCTTGAATGTGACCCATTTTCAGAATCAGCTTCAGGAGCAGGATCTGAAGACGGGCAAGGAGAATTAGGTGCTGATGCAGACTCAGGTGCCGCAGAAACCGAATCAGATGCCCAACCAGAAGCTGACGCCATAGTGGACGCAGAAAAAGATTCTGAGCATTTGTCCGATCAGCATGTGGATTCTCAGGACTCTGTGGAGTCTGAACTTGACATAGAATCTGAGCATGAAACTCCAGATGACCCACAGCCTCTGCGTTCTGACCTCGAGGAAGACTTCACCATTGGACCTGCTCAGAGGCCACTTCTAATTGCAAATCCTGGCCTGCCAAAGAGGACAGAAGAAGTTGAGGCGGACGATGAGGAAACTGAGAGTGAGGACTTCTGTGGCGTGTGTCTGATCGGTGGGGACCTTTTATGCTGTGATCGCTGTCCTAAGGTTTACCATTTGTCGTGTCACATCCCACCCCTGCTAAGCTTCCCTTC AGGTGACTGGCTTTGCAGCTTGTGCAGAGATGTTGTGCAACCAGAAGTTGAGTATGACTGTGAAAATAGAAGAACATCTGGGGAGCACACATCAGGGCATGGCTTGTCTGCATGTGATCAGAGA AAATGTGAACGTTTGACCCTCCTGATCCTCAATAACATCCTGAGTGCTCCCTTTCACGAGCCTGTCAGTCCACTT GCTCGTCATTACTATCAGATCATCAAGAGGCCAATTGACTTGTCCATCATCCGAGCACGACTCAACAAGAGGAGCACACAACATTACAACTCACCTGAGCAGTTTGTGGCGGATGTCTATCTCATGTTCCACAACTGTGCCAAGTTCAACTAT CCCGATTCGGAGGTGGCGCAAGCGGGCCGCGACCTCGAGGCCTTTTTCGCGACCAAGCTGCAAGAAGTGTTCCCAGGCAGAGTTTTCCCAGTGGCTGAGGCGGACAGTGACAGCGATGAGTATGATGAGGCCTTCCGAGCAACCGAGGGTGGTTGCTCCTGGCCGGAGCGGAGGGAACAGTGCcacaggaagaggaagaggaggcaatCGCTTAAGTCAAGGAGACATCACATGTAA
- the trim66 gene encoding tripartite motif-containing protein 66 isoform X2 — protein MEKSCSECSEMTLAQSLCTVCNKWLCYQCTDVHQHQRATASSQCTDLHDQQRPELHQRGSGSGPGTGSYPCSLLMCQSHGQQPLELLCESCDLLCCSGCHLSSHKTHRVVQIGKALQDQRWLFESLMVQVEERRSAVENNAKQIEDRVHGVKIAHRKAENQIKMAKMIMMNELNKRANLLIEQLEKISEDLQQPLEDQLQGAIETCAQLNHLQKFISWATTHHCRGPVLFSRRLISLQMQQLRDSLLQSETWNPVKIKFNWDASYWTKQMSSLGQLTVEGGNCHYPQGLACSTVLRPQPITCLALPPVCHRGREPACGCQMCYEPQVCCLHGMPSQTDLDKSQVGGPLYKSSYVPTGPGCQVQSQQLLRCWDSSDFCALQTSSQCPSPPSHAPLRGLIQSNCSRRPASQPQASTSEPQSLPESHLRHHHQRGSLPVSNGLQSADQPQSNPSHVPSQETLSSSASLQEVLCDTIVEQDVVAEESQDERCRVEKTHGQRVVAEHEWPLPNRSEKSSVQHQQVQVSSAADLRKEQQRITPALLLPTTGRRSTSLDVSVTANNFGSNVEQSRLNPSSACTGGKIRSQSIPVELAAPGGSSYSERPTRSTHSPDVGAPNMTTRKYVSTDSRQRRASDGVLCIVKETSADVILTRSRRAPLLSYKIEPDPPYLNDEGRHDAKERHSVSRNGHNGRDSERDSERARVPVVCLERLKVLISQLPPHGRRQSDPLPAGTMEKDDLQQQTWHNTVSRGPDTIKTHAVTSSRSPENHQWLTVDSEWDTRPRASFPKASTLPPDDPLDNTSALDFDSDSDPKSVSEEAVASQVEEQFDSDTSPEFSSETELEGLGQENEVLKSCNRNESMEASDPSLECDPFSESASGAGSEDGQGELGADADSGAAETESDAQPEADAIVDAEKDSEHLSDQHVDSQDSVESELDIESEHETPDDPQPLRSDLEEDFTIGPAQRPLLIANPGLPKRTEEVEADDEETESEDFCGVCLIGGDLLCCDRCPKVYHLSCHIPPLLSFPSGDWLCSLCRDVVQPEVEYDCENRRTSGEHTSGHGLSACDQRKCERLTLLILNNILSAPFHEPVSPLARHYYQIIKRPIDLSIIRARLNKRSTQHYNSPEQFVADVYLMFHNCAKFNYPDSEVAQAGRDLEAFFATKLQEVFPGRVFPVAEADSDSDEYDEAFRATEGGCSWPERREQCHRKRKRRQSLKSRRHHM, from the exons ATGGAGAAG AGTTGCTCAGAGTGCTCAGAGATGACACTTGCACAGAGCTTGTGCACAGTGTGCAACAAGTGGTTGTGTTACCAGTGCACAGATGTGCATCAGCATCAAAGAGCCACAGCATCATCCCAGTGCACAGACCTGCACGACCAGCAAAGGCCCGAATTGCACCAGAGAGGCTCCGGCTCTGGACCAG gtaCAGGGTCGTATCCTTGCTCCCTCCTTATGTGCCAGTCCCATGGACAGCAGCCCCTAGAGCTGCTTTGTGAGTCTTGTGACCTCCTTTGCTGCAGCGGCTGTCACCTGTCCTCCCACAAAACCCACAG GGTGGTGCAGATTGGGAAGGCTCTCCAGGATCAGCGATGGCTCTTTGAAAGCCTAATGGTACAAGTGGAAGAGAGGAGGTCTGCAGTGGAGAACAATGCAAAGCAGATAGAGGACAG AGTTCATGGAGTTAAGATTGCACACAGGAAGGCTGAGAACCAGATTAAGATGGCAAAAATGATTATGATGAACGAGCTTAACAAACGAGCTAACCTATTAATAGAGCAACTGGAG AAAATTTCAGAGGACTTACAGCAGCCTCTGgaagaccagctgcagggggcaATAGAGACATGTGCCCAACTCAACCATTTGCAGAAGTTCATCAGTTGGGCGACGACCCACCATTGCCGGGGCCCAGTGCTCTTCAGCAGGAGACTG ATTTCTCTGCAAATGCAACAATTGCGTGACTCGTTACTGCAGTCTGAAACTTGGAATCCTGTGAAAATCAAATTCAATTGGGATGCCAGCTACTGGACCAAACAGATGTCCTCTTTAG GTCAGCTGACTGTGGAAGGTGGAAACTGCCACTACCCTCAGGGCTTGGCATGCTCCACCGTTCTAAGGCCCCAGCCTATCACATGCTTGGCTCTGCCACCCGTTTGCCACAGAGGACGAGAGCCTGCCTGTGGCTGCCAGATGTGCTATGAGCCCCAAGTGTGTTGCCTGCATGGCATGCCTTCTCAGACAGATCTGGACAAAAGCCAGGTCGGAGGTCCACTCTACAAGTCCAGCTATGTTCCAACTGGCCCTGGGTGCCAGGTGCAGAGCCAGCAGCTGCTGAGGTGCTGGGACTCAAGTGACTTCTGTGCCTTGCAAACATCTTCCCAATGCCCTTCGCCTCCATCACATGCCCCCCTCAGAGGACTAATCCAGAGTAATTGCAGTCGTAGGCCTGCATCCCAGCCACAAGCAAGCACCTCCGAGCCCCAGTCACTTCCCGAATCTCATCTCCGTCACCATCACCAGAGAGGGTCGCTTCCAGTCAGCAATGGTCTGCAGAGTGCAGACCAACCTCAGTCAAACCCGAGCCACGTCCCATCACAGGAGACGTTATCAAGCAGCGCAAGTCTGCAGGAGGTACTCTGTGATACGATTGTGGAGCAAGACGTCGTGGCTGAGGAAAGTCAGGATGAGCGATGCAGAGTGGAGAAGACTCATGGACAAAGAGTTGTGGCAGAACATGAGTGGCCACTTCCCAACAGAAGCGAGAAGAGTTCTGTTCAACATCAACAGGTTCAGGTTTCTTCAGCAGCAGATCTGAGGAAAGAACAGCAGCGAATCACTCCTGCCCTGTTGCTACCAACGACTGGCCGG AGATCTACGTCCCTGGACGTGTCTGTGACAGCCAACAATTTTGGGTCTAATGTGGAGCAGAGCAGACTCAACCCAAGTTCAGCGTGCACAGGCGGGAAGATACGTTCACAGAGTATCCCTGTAGAGCTAGCAGCGCCAGGCGGCAGCTCTTATTCTGAAAGGCCAACCAGATCTACTCACAGTCCTGATGTGGGAGCTCCAAATATGACAACAAGGAAG TACGTCAGTACAGACTCGAGGCAGAGAAGAGCTTCAGATGGTGTTCTTTGCATTGTCAAGGAAACCTCAGCCGATGTAATCCTGACCAGGAGTCGGCGGGCTCCATTACTCTCCTATAAAATTGAGCCAG ATCCTCCATACTTAAATGACGAGGGCCGTCATGATGCCAAGGAAAGGCACAGTGTGTCAAGAAACGGTCACAACGG CAGAGATTCCGAGAGAGACTCAGAAAGAGCCAGAGTTCCAGTGGTTTGCCTCGAACGCCTGAAAGTTCTTATCTCTCAACTTCCCCCACATGGACGAAGGCAGAGCGACCCCTTACCTGCGGGCACGATGGAGAAGGATGATTTGCAGCAGCAAACCTGGCACAAT ACTGTGTCAAGAGGTCCTGATACCATAAAGACCCACGCAGTCACATCATCACGGTCTCCAGAAAATCATCAGTGGCTCACAGTTGACAGTGAGTGGGACACTCGCCCAAGGGCCAGCTTTCCAAAAGCATCCACATTGCCACCTGATGACCCTCTGGATAATACCTCTGCACTCGACTTTGATTCTGACTCTGACCCCAAGTCAGTGTCAGAAGAGGCTGTCGCCTCTCAAGTCGAAGAACAATTCGACTCGGATACATCACCGGAGTTCTCCTCAGAGACAGAACTGGAAGGTCTAGGCCAAGAGAATGAAGTTCTGAAAAGCTGCAACAGAAACGAGTCTATGGAGGCTTCTGATCCAAGTCTTGAATGTGACCCATTTTCAGAATCAGCTTCAGGAGCAGGATCTGAAGACGGGCAAGGAGAATTAGGTGCTGATGCAGACTCAGGTGCCGCAGAAACCGAATCAGATGCCCAACCAGAAGCTGACGCCATAGTGGACGCAGAAAAAGATTCTGAGCATTTGTCCGATCAGCATGTGGATTCTCAGGACTCTGTGGAGTCTGAACTTGACATAGAATCTGAGCATGAAACTCCAGATGACCCACAGCCTCTGCGTTCTGACCTCGAGGAAGACTTCACCATTGGACCTGCTCAGAGGCCACTTCTAATTGCAAATCCTGGCCTGCCAAAGAGGACAGAAGAAGTTGAGGCGGACGATGAGGAAACTGAGAGTGAGGACTTCTGTGGCGTGTGTCTGATCGGTGGGGACCTTTTATGCTGTGATCGCTGTCCTAAGGTTTACCATTTGTCGTGTCACATCCCACCCCTGCTAAGCTTCCCTTC AGGTGACTGGCTTTGCAGCTTGTGCAGAGATGTTGTGCAACCAGAAGTTGAGTATGACTGTGAAAATAGAAGAACATCTGGGGAGCACACATCAGGGCATGGCTTGTCTGCATGTGATCAGAGA AAATGTGAACGTTTGACCCTCCTGATCCTCAATAACATCCTGAGTGCTCCCTTTCACGAGCCTGTCAGTCCACTT GCTCGTCATTACTATCAGATCATCAAGAGGCCAATTGACTTGTCCATCATCCGAGCACGACTCAACAAGAGGAGCACACAACATTACAACTCACCTGAGCAGTTTGTGGCGGATGTCTATCTCATGTTCCACAACTGTGCCAAGTTCAACTAT CCCGATTCGGAGGTGGCGCAAGCGGGCCGCGACCTCGAGGCCTTTTTCGCGACCAAGCTGCAAGAAGTGTTCCCAGGCAGAGTTTTCCCAGTGGCTGAGGCGGACAGTGACAGCGATGAGTATGATGAGGCCTTCCGAGCAACCGAGGGTGGTTGCTCCTGGCCGGAGCGGAGGGAACAGTGCcacaggaagaggaagaggaggcaatCGCTTAAGTCAAGGAGACATCACATGTAA